The nucleotide window ATAATTGTTATAAGCAacatatgtaatatatatatatatatatatatttctatttatGCCAAACGggaaaattataaaaccagggagaaaataaataaatatatatatatattcttatttaactataataatattagacaataaaaatacatatatatattcttttgCTCTTTGAtctttatttcttattatattattcgTATTATTATACTATTATCATTGTTTCgacatatataatataaatgtatatatatatatatatatatattttcttattttatataccAAAGAATATATGAATCCATCCTGATCTTTTCTCTCTCTATGATTGTCTATATATTCTGgtaaacataaaaatgatataaagaaatacatatatacaaaagATATAACGAGTAggtataaaatataatatcatttatcatcatatattttcatgATGTGCTTTGAtggttatatatatattaggTTTGATGATTTACTATTGACTGTATGTAAGGGTATGTGTATGTTGAATATACATTGATTGTATGAGTATGTAAGTATGAGTATGTATGTTGAAAATATGTAGTTCGTATGAGTATGTATATGTTGAATATATGTTGTTCGTATGTGTATGTCTGTTGAATATACGTTCGTTGTACGTGTATGTATGTTGAATATACGTTGGATGTATGAGTATCTAAGTATGAGCATGTATGTAtctatatatgtatgtatgcatgtaaaaaatatgttgTTCACATGAGTATGTATGTTGAAAAAACGTTCGTTGTATGAGTATGTTTGTTGAAAATAGGTTGGATGTATGagtatgtatgtatataataatatctaTGTTTATGTTGAACGGGTTATAAATTTGAGTATGGAATTGTTTGAATTTTTGGTGTTTGGGGGAGGgatatatatgtatatatgtattttttttttttggaataTATGCCTAAAACACACAcatgtatgtatatatatatatatataactaaTAATGgaacacatatatatatgtattaaatatatacaaatatgtAAAAGGAAATTCATAACATAGTAGTAGTTATTTAATTGTGACCCTTATTATATGCACTTTAATTTTCACTTACAATATAACTTATTTCTATAAAATactatataataatcatatttGTATTTGGAGTATCAATTGTTGTACATAACACATATGTATTTaatttctatatatatatattttgtattaaccttgaataaataaattattatatttatatgacatatattttcctttttatattaattatattttaattttcttcAGAGTATAATCATATGTGACAAAAGTGAAAAAAAGGATGAAGGaatttatcatattatatagaaGATTTTTTACTtacatatgaatataaatgttattatcattttagGGGGTCCAAAACCTATATGTCGAAATACTAAATACCGTGCATGGTATAAATCAATGCATGATATTGGAGTTCCACTATCATCTACAAATGTGGAACATACTCTTAATTTtcataaattatttaaagatGGAACATCAATTGATGAAATGATAAATTGTATTTATGCTTTTATAAAGTATTATGatacattaaaaaatgatttatttaatgaacATAAGACAATATTTACAGAAAGGATGaaaattaaac belongs to Plasmodium reichenowi strain SY57 chromosome Unknown, whole genome shotgun sequence and includes:
- a CDS encoding exported protein (PHISTa), giving the protein MNINVIIILGGPKPICRNTKYRAWYKSMHDIGVPLSSTNVEHTLNFHKLFKDGTSIDEMINCIYAFIKYYDTLKNDLFNEHKTIFTERMKIKQKLDMSTKFV